The DNA window CGGCGTTTTCGACCGTTTTCCGAAGTTGCGAGTCGCCTTCGCGCATGGTGGCGGTTCGTTCCCGTTCACCATTGGCCGGATCGAACACGCCTTTCATGTCCGGCCCGATCTGGTCGCCGTTGATAACAAGAACAACCCGCGATCTTACCTCGCCGGTAACGGCAATCCGGCACGCTTCTATGTCGATTCGCTGGTTCACGACGCCGATGCGCTTCGCCTTCTCGTGAAACTGTTTGGCGTTAACCGCGTCGCTCTCGGTTCCGATTACCCCTTCCCGCTCGGCGAAGCGCATCCCGGCGCACTCATCGATTCGATGAGCGACCTCGCAGCGAACGAGAAGACGCAATTGCTCGCCGGCACCGCCCGCGAGTTTCTCGGATTATGAAAACCAAAAGCGCGACGCCTCCCAACAAACAGCTCGCCACAATTGCTAAGCGTCTGCGCGATTTCGCCCTCGATTTCCCTGAACGACGGAGGCCTTCCCCTGGGGAGAAAGCGCCTTCAAGGTGAAAGGCAAGACGTTCGTCTTTATGCGACTGGATGGCGACGACCTCAGCTTCTCGGTGAAACTTCCGCACTCCCGCTCCAAGGCTCTCGCTCTCCCAGGTTCGGAGCCGACTCATTATGGGCTGGGCGCGAAAGGCTGGGTCACCCTGCGACCCAAAGCGAGAACGTCCGTCGCGCAGCTTCTCTCGTTCGTCGACGAAAGCTACCGCGCCATCGCTCCCAGGCGGGTTCTTGGAGTGCTCAAGGCAACAAGAAACTAATCCATGGTCTTGTGGGTCCCGGCGTTTTGGCACGTGGACAGCTTTGTCATGGCGTTCCATGGGCAAGTTCCTCCGATCGCTGCTCCAAATCCTCTGCACTCTCACCATCGCCGTTGGATGCGTGACAGGCCTGTGTTCGCTCCTTCTCGTGGGCGCGATGTTGCTCGGGTGGGCGCACGACGGGCGACTAGTTGCGCATGAGGCGAGGCTTCTTACCAAAAGCGTCGCGGTGCTTGTCCCGTCGTCTCTTGTTATCTGGCTCGCGGGCTTCCTCTATCGGCGATTTATTGCCATGGGAGACGATAGTTTTCGACTCGTACGTTCTTCCTCCGGCCGCCAGGAAAGAAGTGCCAACGGCGTTTTCGACATACTTTTCTTCGCGGTCTTTGCCACGGTCCTTTTCGGTCTTATTCCAGCGAGCCCGCTTCGAATTCCGACCCTAATCGCGTGGCTGTTGGTCGCCTTCGTCGGCTTACATGCCCATATTTTTCTGCATGAATTCGGACACCTGTTCCTTGCCGCCATTCTTCGTTTCAAACTGGCCGAACTGCATGTTGGCCTTGGAACGATGCTCGCGGCCAAACGGCTGCCCGGTGGTGTCCGCATCGTCTGGCGCCTCTGGCCTCTGGGCGGATTTGCGCACGCCTCCGATCGTGGAGGAAAGAATCCGAGGATCCGGCAGTCGCTCTTCGTGATTGGTGGACCGCTGGCAGATGTCACAGTCCTGGCGCTGGGCTATGGTTTGATTACGCGAATTTGGGGCGGATTTGGTGAGGCATTAACTCGCAGTCCCGGAGGTTTTGTCACTGCGGCCCTGCTCTTCCGCGTCTTCGTCACGGTCCTGAACGGACTGATTCCACAGACCGTCTGGATAGGCGGCCGGACTTTGCGAAGCGATGCCTGGCTCTTGTGGCGAACATGGTTCGCGCCGCGCGGCGTAATTGGCTTTGCCGGCGATCCCAGCTGGCTTGACGTCTTGTCTTTGCTTCGATCTCCAGATCCGGACGCTCAATTGGCCGGACGCTCGAGCTACACCGCATCAGGAACTGCGTCTGAGCCAGTCAGTTTTCGGACACAGCAGTTGCGCCTGCAGTCGCGGATTCGGCCTGGCGGGCGTTGAACCTTACTGCATCCGGCGCAGATATTCCCGATCCCAGGCTGCGGGGATCGACTCCCGCGAACTGTAGGGTCCCGGCTCATACGCTCTCGACGCGATTCCCTGCTGGCTCAGCTCGCACACGTGCCAGTCCTGCTTGTTGGTAATATCCCAAAACTCTATTGCATCCTCCGGCCGGAAAACGTCGCGGTCGAACGCGTCCGGGTGGAAAAACCAATCGCACACGATCAGGGTCCGCTCGGGCGATTGTGGCCAAAGCTGATGCACCATCACGTAGTCCGGGTGCATGCTTAGGAGCATGTTCGGAAAAATCGAGTAGTAGAAGACGTGGTCCCCATCTTCGTGATGATAACCGATTGCCATCGCGCAGGCCTCTCCACTCATGGTCAGGCTTTTTCCTTTATTGACCTTCATGAATCCGCCCAGAAACGGTCCCTCCGACAGGTCGTTCTCCGCCGAGTCGTAAGGCGATATCTTCGACAACATTGGGTGCACTCCCGGACAGTGATAACACTCGGCATAATTCTCGAACATCAGCTTCCAGTTTGCCTTCACGTCGTACTCGACCCGCTTTGCTGATCGCAGTCCTGACAAATTCCATTGCGAAAACTTCCCTCGCAACGGCGCGAACCATTCCTCCAGAGAACCCGGACCGTCGTCCAGGTTCACAAAGATAAATCCCTCCCAGACGCCAACGTTCACCGGGCACAGCGAATATCGCTCCTTCTTGAACCCCTTGACCTCATCCATGTGCGGCGCCCCGATCAACCGCCCGTCTAGTCCATAGGTCCAGGCATGATACGGACACTGGATCGCCGCGCCGTGGCCCCGCTCCTCCTCGCAAAGGCGCGTGCCCCGATGGCGGCACACGTTGTAAAACGCGCGCACCTCTTCGTTCTTGTCGCGGACGATGATCAGCGATTCGCCCGCCACATCCCGAACGAAATAGTCCCCCGCCTTCGCCACCTCCGACTGATGCCCGACCAAGACCCAATGCGTGGCAAAGACCTTCTCCAACTCCTCTTCAAATAGTTCCGGCGCTATGAAGTAACGCTGCGGCAAGGTTTTTGCGTCCTGCCCAAATGGGTCCGCGGTTTTTCGGGACGTGGCTGCGGCTTGGGACTGCATCGTCGGGCGAAGCATAAGCCGTTTTCGCGGTTTGCGCAGGCGGTGTCGATCGGGCCACTAAGGCGAAACTCGGCTGACCTCCAGGTCGACCAGCGTCGCATCGAGTTCGGGGTGCGTAGCCAGAATTTGCATCGGCCCATAGATAAGGTCGGCGGAGTGCGCGGCGTCCGGAGTCCATCCGGGCAAGTTAGCAATGGTCAAAGTGGGGTCGTGGTGTGGAGTGGCAAGGGCCAACCGTTTAAACAAGGCGATGTTCTGGCGCGTGGGATCGTGGCGCGAGGGAAAGACAATCCCGTCAATCATATGGGGGTGTGACATCATCCGCATGGCCCATACTTGCGTGCCCGCATACTCGCCCGTGTACATCTGCGCATCCATTCCGATTTTTGACAAATGGTTGGGGCCGCCGCAGTCAAACAGCGTCACCGGGGGCAGATAAATCAGGGTTTCCCAGGTTTCATTGAGTTGTTGCTCAGTCAAGCTGCGACTGTCATCTCCCGCCGGACCCCACGAGTCGTCGAACTTCTCCATCAGGGCGCCGCCCAACGATTGACCGACGCACATGGTGCCCACTCCTCCAACCGGGTCGAAGCGAGTCGTGCCGCGGGTACTAAAATAGATGGCAGGCCATGGATCCGACGTGTCCAGATTGAGCACGTGGAGCCGCCGAAACAGGCCAGTCTCGGTTCGGCAATAACTGCGCAGGGGGATTTTTTTGTCGAAAGCAGCCTGCGGCGGAGGCTTTGCAACTTTACCAGCTGCCTTCAGCTGCGTTGTTCTGGGCATGGGAGATCACTTTTTCTACCTCCCCCGAGCGCAGCAAGTCGAGCGGCTTTTTGCCCTCGAGCTGGCGCCGGGGCGAGAGAAAATAACGCATGACCCGCCACTCGTCCGTGCTGTTGAAAACCTTCAGGATATCTTCGATGCCCGGCCGCATCGCTCCAGCCTCGGTAAATTGCCACTGCGGATAGAAAAAATCATGCTTGGCATCTCGCCAAAAGACGATTCGGCGCATCTTGCGACGGCCATGCAATGTCGCCGAGGTTAGACCAAATCGCTCGTTCAGCTCCCTACCGCTCCATGAGCCGCCTTCCGACTCCTTCAGTTTCTGCACCAAGGCAAGCCCGGCCGCGCGTGGATCGAACGCCGCCACTTTCGCCATTTTGGCGTCATCGCCAACATCGGTAAGCGAAACTTTCACCACCACCTGTTTATCCTCGGTCCCGACTCCGTGCGCGGTGAGCGCACTTTTCAACTCCCTGGCTAGCTCGCGAATGCCCTTTTGGCTCGAGAGTGGCCGTTCGATCACCAACACCTCGTCCCCTCGCGTATCCTGTGATTTGACCTTGGTAGCTTCCCTTGTTGCCGTCGCTGTCATATGATCAATGATATCAACCTGATCAATTGTGTCAACAACATAAAGAATTGTTCTGTGCCGCGGACCAGCCGCACTGCCGGGCCTGCGACCTACTGAGCCCGTAACGCGATCATCGGGTCGACGCGAGTCGCACGGAGCGCGGGGAGGTAACTCGCCAGGAGGGCGACGGCCAGAAGCACGAGTGAGATGCTGATGAAGGTGAGCGGGTCGGTGGCGCTGATGCCGAAGAGGAGGGTCGCCATTACCCGGGTGAGAACGAAGGCCGCCAGGAGGCCAATAATCAGGCCCAGGCCGACGAGCTTCAGCCCCTGTTTCACGGTCATCTTCAGGACGTCGCTGCGCTGGGCGCCGAGGGCCATGCGAATGCCGATCTCCCGGGTTTGCTGCGCGACGGAGTAGCTCATGACGCCATAAATCCCGACGGCGGCGAGGATAAGCGCAACGCCGGCGAAGATCGCCAGGAGCAACATACTGAAACGCTGGCGCGCCACGGCCCCCGCCACGATTGTTTCCATCGAATCCATGTTCGAGACCGGCTGGTCTTTGTCGACCGCCCAGACGGAGTTCCGGACCGACGTTGCGAGGCTTAGAGGATCGACCGCTGTCCGGACGACGAGCGCATTCGCGACCAGGCTTCGGACCTGCCGAAAGTTGAAATACATCTGCATCTTTGGTTCGGCGATGAAATCATTTTGCCGGACATCCTTCACGACCCCGATCACAGTCCGCCACGGGCTCGAACCCGCGGTCGAACCGGGCTTGAGACGTTTGCCGATCGGGTCCTCGTCAGGCCAATAACGTTTGGCAGTTTTTTCGCTGATCACCACGCCAAGGGTGGTGTCGAGCGTGTCCTGGTCGGTGAAATCGCGGCCGCGCACCAACGGGATTCCCATGGTGCTGAAGTAATTCGGGCCGACCGTGCGAAAAATCACATCCGGCCATTGATCCGGTGGGGGATCGGGAATCCCTTCGACACCGATGGGCATGGAATCACCGTTGTAGGTGAACGGCAGATTCCCGGCGACGGCCACGGAGCGGACACCCGGCAACGCTTGGACGCGCCGCACCACTTCGTCGAAGAAGGCAGTTCGCTTCGCCGTGTCCGGATACTTCACCTCCGACAGATCGACGTTCAGAGCGAGCAAATGATCGGCACGAAAACCGGGATCGAGATTCCGCAGGTGCATGAAGCTGTTGATCAAAAGGCCGGCGCCGATCAGGAGAAGGAACGAGACGGCCACTTCGCCGATGACGAGCGCGCTCCGCAATCGCTTTCCCCGAGGGCCGGCGCCGGAATCACGGCCGCCTTCTTTCAAGGTGTCGTTCAGATTGAAATGCGTTGCCTGGCTGGCGGGGGCGAGCCCAAAAATGAGCCCGGTAACCAGAGCCACGAGCAGCGTGAAGAGAAGTACTTTCGCGTCGATCGCGATCATGTCCGCGTGGGCCACATCCGGCGGAATAAAACGGGTCAACACCTGGAGGCCGGCATAGGCCAGGGCCAACCCGACGGCGCCGCCGAGGAGCGAAAGCATTACGCTTTCGACCAGCAGCTGTTTCGTCAGCCGGACGCGATCGGCACCCAGGGCAAGCCGGAGCGCGATCTCCTTGTGCCGCGCCGCCGCGCGAGCGAGCAACAAATTGGCGACATTCGCGCAGGCGATGAGGAGCACGAAGGCAACCGCGCCGAGCAGAATGAGCAGCGCCGGCTTCATGTCGCCGACGATCTCTTCGTGCAACGGCGTCACCACGGAGCCGATCCGCGTGTTTTCCTCCGGATACTGCTGGGCCAAGCGCGCGGCGATCGTTTCCATTTCGGCTCGGGCCTGCGGGAGCGTCACGCCGGGTTTCATCCGCCCGATGACTTCCAGAAAATGATTCCCGCGACTGGCGGCTTCTTCCGCCGGGAATGCCAGTGGGACCCAGACCTGGTCTCGCCAGTTTCCGAAGCCCGGAAGCCGGACACTGTTTGGGAGGACGCCGACGACCGTATAGCTCTCGCCGTTGAGCGCCAGGGCGCGCCCGATGACGCCGGGGTCGCTTCCGAAGCGACGTTTCCAGAGACTCTCGTTCAGGAGAGCGACCTTCGTCCCGGGTTTGTCTTCGTCCGGGACAAAGGTGCGGCCGAGAATTGGTTTCACGCCCAACAACTCAAAGAGGTTCGCCGAAACACGCCGGCCTTCGAGCCGCTCCGGCTCGCCCACGCCGGTCAGATTGAAAGTGCGCTCGGCGAATGCGCCCATTCCGGTGAAGAGCGTGTTCTGCTTTTGCCAGTCGAGAAAATTGGCTGGCGACGGCGTGTTCTTTGGAAATCCGAGGTGGGTCGCATTTTCCCAAATGACGACCAATTGCTCCGGGTTCTTATAGGGTAACGGCCGGAGCAGGAGAGTATTGACCACGCTGAAAATGGCGGTGTTTGCTCCAATGCCAAGGGCAAGCGCGAGCACTGCGATAATCGTGAACGCCGGATTTTTCATCAGCATGCGGAGGCCGTAGCGAACGTCCTGGCGAAGATCTCCAATCATATTTGTTTTCCTTTCCGTTCCCATCTGGATGGGGTTTTGGGGGACCCGCCGCTCGACGCGTTTCAGGGCCGGAGCCAGCAGTTCATTCCCGCTGAGCTCGGATAAGATCGCCTCCCGGGCTTCGGCTTCCGATGCGCCGCGACTAAGCGACTGCTCGTACTGATCCTCGAGGTGTTGAGACAACTCCTCGACGATCTCGATCTCGCGGGCCGGAGAGAGATTTAATCCCTCGAGTCGCTTCCTGATTTCTTCCTCGAACTCAGGCATGTTGAATTCCCGTGATCCGACTGATCGCTTCGACGAATTCGCGCCAGCCTTCCCGCTGCGCTTTCAAAATCTTCTCCCCGGCCGGGGTGAGCCGGTAGTAGCGCCGGCGCCGCTGCCCCGCTTTCTCCACCCAGCGGCCGCGAATCCAGCCGCGCTTTTCCAAGCGATAGAGCAACGGATAAAGCGACGCGACATTGAACCGGAGCGTCCCGCGCGAACGCAGTTCGATGAGCTGCCCGATGTCATAGCCATGCCGGGGCCGATCCTCCACCAGAGAC is part of the Chthoniobacterales bacterium genome and encodes:
- a CDS encoding M50 family metallopeptidase, whose amino-acid sequence is MGKFLRSLLQILCTLTIAVGCVTGLCSLLLVGAMLLGWAHDGRLVAHEARLLTKSVAVLVPSSLVIWLAGFLYRRFIAMGDDSFRLVRSSSGRQERSANGVFDILFFAVFATVLFGLIPASPLRIPTLIAWLLVAFVGLHAHIFLHEFGHLFLAAILRFKLAELHVGLGTMLAAKRLPGGVRIVWRLWPLGGFAHASDRGGKNPRIRQSLFVIGGPLADVTVLALGYGLITRIWGGFGEALTRSPGGFVTAALLFRVFVTVLNGLIPQTVWIGGRTLRSDAWLLWRTWFAPRGVIGFAGDPSWLDVLSLLRSPDPDAQLAGRSSYTASGTASEPVSFRTQQLRLQSRIRPGGR
- a CDS encoding aromatic ring-hydroxylating dioxygenase subunit alpha — protein: MQSQAAATSRKTADPFGQDAKTLPQRYFIAPELFEEELEKVFATHWVLVGHQSEVAKAGDYFVRDVAGESLIIVRDKNEEVRAFYNVCRHRGTRLCEEERGHGAAIQCPYHAWTYGLDGRLIGAPHMDEVKGFKKERYSLCPVNVGVWEGFIFVNLDDGPGSLEEWFAPLRGKFSQWNLSGLRSAKRVEYDVKANWKLMFENYAECYHCPGVHPMLSKISPYDSAENDLSEGPFLGGFMKVNKGKSLTMSGEACAMAIGYHHEDGDHVFYYSIFPNMLLSMHPDYVMVHQLWPQSPERTLIVCDWFFHPDAFDRDVFRPEDAIEFWDITNKQDWHVCELSQQGIASRAYEPGPYSSRESIPAAWDREYLRRMQ
- a CDS encoding RES family NAD+ phosphorylase is translated as MPRTTQLKAAGKVAKPPPQAAFDKKIPLRSYCRTETGLFRRLHVLNLDTSDPWPAIYFSTRGTTRFDPVGGVGTMCVGQSLGGALMEKFDDSWGPAGDDSRSLTEQQLNETWETLIYLPPVTLFDCGGPNHLSKIGMDAQMYTGEYAGTQVWAMRMMSHPHMIDGIVFPSRHDPTRQNIALFKRLALATPHHDPTLTIANLPGWTPDAAHSADLIYGPMQILATHPELDATLVDLEVSRVSP
- a CDS encoding ABC transporter permease — its product is MPEFEEEIRKRLEGLNLSPAREIEIVEELSQHLEDQYEQSLSRGASEAEAREAILSELSGNELLAPALKRVERRVPQNPIQMGTERKTNMIGDLRQDVRYGLRMLMKNPAFTIIAVLALALGIGANTAIFSVVNTLLLRPLPYKNPEQLVVIWENATHLGFPKNTPSPANFLDWQKQNTLFTGMGAFAERTFNLTGVGEPERLEGRRVSANLFELLGVKPILGRTFVPDEDKPGTKVALLNESLWKRRFGSDPGVIGRALALNGESYTVVGVLPNSVRLPGFGNWRDQVWVPLAFPAEEAASRGNHFLEVIGRMKPGVTLPQARAEMETIAARLAQQYPEENTRIGSVVTPLHEEIVGDMKPALLILLGAVAFVLLIACANVANLLLARAAARHKEIALRLALGADRVRLTKQLLVESVMLSLLGGAVGLALAYAGLQVLTRFIPPDVAHADMIAIDAKVLLFTLLVALVTGLIFGLAPASQATHFNLNDTLKEGGRDSGAGPRGKRLRSALVIGEVAVSFLLLIGAGLLINSFMHLRNLDPGFRADHLLALNVDLSEVKYPDTAKRTAFFDEVVRRVQALPGVRSVAVAGNLPFTYNGDSMPIGVEGIPDPPPDQWPDVIFRTVGPNYFSTMGIPLVRGRDFTDQDTLDTTLGVVISEKTAKRYWPDEDPIGKRLKPGSTAGSSPWRTVIGVVKDVRQNDFIAEPKMQMYFNFRQVRSLVANALVVRTAVDPLSLATSVRNSVWAVDKDQPVSNMDSMETIVAGAVARQRFSMLLLAIFAGVALILAAVGIYGVMSYSVAQQTREIGIRMALGAQRSDVLKMTVKQGLKLVGLGLIIGLLAAFVLTRVMATLLFGISATDPLTFISISLVLLAVALLASYLPALRATRVDPMIALRAQ
- a CDS encoding PadR family transcriptional regulator, with the translated sequence MASTNLDRELKKGSAELLILSLVEDRPRHGYDIGQLIELRSRGTLRFNVASLYPLLYRLEKRGWIRGRWVEKAGQRRRRYYRLTPAGEKILKAQREGWREFVEAISRITGIQHA